In Candidatus Omnitrophota bacterium, a genomic segment contains:
- the cysC gene encoding adenylyl-sulfate kinase — translation MYNGHKKYALFIGRWQPFHNGHKYLIDEALAKGENVCVAIRNTEISRKNPYTSEQRAEMIRRVYGDRVEIIIIPDITSINIGRNVGYEVNRIDPPADIEKISGTNVRAGKDDNVPKEVAEYIKLLRTTLWLTGLPCSGKTTIAERLKEEMSNRGFKAVHLDADDVRSTLNSDLGFSPDDRKENLRRIACVAKLFNDNGNFVIASFVSPSDELRNMVKDIIGNFKLAFVKCSPKVCEQRDVKGMYKKARAGQIRDFTGVSAPFDSPAHPDMVINTESRNVEDCVREILDKIGFTQSREHSFCLFGKK, via the coding sequence ATGTATAATGGCCATAAAAAATACGCTCTTTTTATCGGGCGCTGGCAGCCGTTCCATAACGGGCATAAATATTTGATCGATGAAGCCCTGGCAAAAGGTGAGAACGTCTGCGTCGCCATAAGGAACACGGAGATATCCAGGAAGAATCCGTATACCTCGGAACAGCGGGCGGAGATGATCCGCAGGGTCTACGGAGACAGGGTCGAGATAATCATTATCCCGGATATTACCAGCATTAATATCGGCAGGAATGTCGGTTACGAGGTGAACAGGATAGACCCGCCCGCCGACATAGAAAAGATCTCCGGCACCAATGTGCGCGCCGGGAAAGACGATAATGTGCCGAAAGAGGTCGCCGAGTACATAAAATTATTGCGCACGACCCTTTGGCTGACCGGACTGCCTTGTTCGGGAAAGACTACTATAGCTGAGCGATTGAAGGAAGAGATGTCTAACCGGGGTTTCAAGGCCGTGCATCTGGACGCCGACGATGTCCGTAGCACCTTGAATTCCGACCTGGGCTTCTCTCCTGATGACCGGAAAGAGAATCTCCGGCGCATCGCCTGCGTCGCTAAATTATTCAACGACAACGGCAATTTCGTCATAGCCAGTTTTGTTTCTCCGTCCGATGAATTGAGGAATATGGTCAAAGATATTATCGGCAACTTTAAACTGGCTTTTGTCAAATGCAGCCCGAAGGTCTGCGAGCAAAGGGATGTAAAAGGGATGTATAAAAAAGCCCGGGCTGGACAGATCAGGGATTTCACCGGCGTTTCGGCGCCTTTTGATAGCCCGGCGCATCCGGATATGGTGATCAACACCGAGTCCAGGAATGTCGAGGATTGTGTCCGGGAAATACTGGATAAGATCGGCTTTACCCAGTCCAGGGAACATTCGTTTTGCTTATTCGGAAAAAAATAA
- a CDS encoding peptidoglycan-binding protein, translating to MRVTAMIIVSLFFAVSGCVTTLKSPERQSYEQTIAQLQAKSVSLEAELYKQKGENASLKRQVAGLQKKEVRMPNGREIQTALKNGGFYKGAIDGQIGSQTKDAVKKFQQANGMNPDGVVGSKTWAVLVKYLEDRAQ from the coding sequence ATGCGGGTAACCGCCATGATCATAGTCAGCTTGTTCTTTGCCGTGTCCGGATGCGTCACGACTTTGAAATCTCCGGAAAGGCAGAGTTATGAACAGACTATAGCCCAACTTCAGGCGAAATCAGTTTCTCTGGAGGCGGAACTTTATAAACAGAAAGGCGAGAACGCCAGTCTTAAGCGGCAGGTGGCCGGCCTTCAAAAGAAAGAAGTGCGCATGCCTAATGGCCGGGAGATCCAGACTGCTTTAAAAAACGGCGGATTCTATAAAGGCGCCATAGACGGACAGATCGGTAGCCAGACCAAGGACGCGGTAAAGAAATTCCAGCAGGCCAACGGGATGAATCCCGACGGAGTGGTCGGAAGCAAGACCTGGGCCGTTCTGGTCAAATATCTGGAAGATAGGGCGCAATAA